One genomic region from Microcebus murinus isolate Inina chromosome 32, M.murinus_Inina_mat1.0, whole genome shotgun sequence encodes:
- the LOC105870500 gene encoding sialic acid-binding Ig-like lectin 8, which produces MLLLLALLWGMVGVEGRGGYRGGFRLEVQRVVKVQEGLCVHVPCSFYYPWYGWNHSDPVHGYWFREGADPHHDASVATNNPAGKVQEETQGRFLLLGDPRRNNCSLSIRDATRRDQGSYFFRMERGRLKWSYVENKLFVHVTALTHTPDILLPGTLECGRPSTLTCSVPWACEQGTPPRISWEGASVAPQGPTIGHSSVLTLIPQPQDHGTSLTCQVTLPGASVTTTRTVHLNVSYSPQNLTVTALRGDGSAPTVLENGSALSVLEGQFLRLLCGVNSNPPARLSWTQGGLTLCPSQPSNPGELELARVHVRDEGEFTCRAQNPLGSQHVSLSLSLQRECQGLHTRAQP; this is translated from the exons atgctgctgctgctggccctgctctgggggatggtgggggtggagggacggGGAGGGTACAGGGGAGGTTTCAGGCTGGAAGTGCAGAGGGTGGTGAAGGTGCAGGAGGGCCTGTGTGTCCATGTGCCCTGCTCCTTCTACTATCCCTGGTACGGCTGGAACCACTCTGACCCAGTTCATGGCTACTGGTTCAGGGAAGGGGCCGATCCACATCATGACGCTTCAGTGGCCACGAACAACCCAGCTGGGAAAGTGCAGGAGGAGACCCAGGGCCGATTCCTCCTCCTCGGGGATCCCAGGAGGAACAACTGCTCCCTGAGCATCAGAGACGCCACAAGGAGGGACCAGGGCTCATACTTTTTTCGGATGGAGCGAGGAAGGTTGAAATGGAGCTATGTAGAAAACAAGCTCTTTGTACATGTGACAG ccctgacccacACGCCCGACATCCTTCTCCCGGGGACCCTGGAGTGCGGCCGCCCCAGCACCCtgacctgctctgtgccctgggcctgTGAGCAGGGGACGCCCCCCAGGATCTCCTGGGAGGGGGCTTCCgtggctccccagggccccaccatCGGCCACTCCTCGGTGCTCACCCTCATCCCTCAGCCCCAGGACCACGGCACCAGCCTCACCTGTCAAGTGACCTTGCCTGGGGCCAGTGTGACCACGACGAGGACCGTCCATCTCAACGTGTCCT ACTCTCCTCAGAACTTGACGGTGACTGCCCTCCGAGGAGACGGCTCAG CACCCACTGTCCTGGAGAACGGCTCAGCTCTGTCAGTTCTGGAGGGTCAGTTCCTGCGCCTGCTCTGTGGTGTCAACAGTAACCCCCCTGCCAGGCTGAGCTGGACCCAGGGGGGCCTGACCCTGTGCCCCTCTCAGCCCTCGAACCCTGGGGAGCTGGAGCTGGCTCGAGTGCACGTCAGGGATGAAGGAGAATTCACCTGCCGAGCTCAGAACCCTCTGGGCTCCCAGCACGTCTCCCTGAGCCTCTCCCTGCAGCGTGAGTGTCAGGGGCTGCACACCAGAGCCCAGCCATGA